The genome window CCACCTCACTGTTTGCTGCGCTCAATGTGGCCACCGGTGAAGTCATCGGCAAAACACATCGAAAGCACACACAGCAGGAGTTTCTGAGCTTCTTGCGCACTGTTGAGAGGCAGGTGCCTAGAGGGTTGAAAATACACGCCATTCTCGACAACTATGCCACGCATCGCACTGCAGCAGTCAAAGCGTGGCTTGCTCGCCATCCACGCTGGCAGCTGCATTTCACTCCCACCTATTCCTCAT of Prosthecobacter debontii contains these proteins:
- a CDS encoding IS630 family transposase is translated as TSLFAALNVATGEVIGKTHRKHTQQEFLSFLRTVERQVPRGLKIHAILDNYATHRTAAVKAWLARHPRWQLHFTPTYSSWLNQVERFFSDLTMRKLRRSSFHSVAWLN